The following nucleotide sequence is from Apium graveolens cultivar Ventura chromosome 4, ASM990537v1, whole genome shotgun sequence.
GGCGAGAAGCTCTTTTTCATATGTGGAAAGTCCCTGATGTTTAGGACTGAGGGCCTAACTGAACTAAGCTATAGGGCGGCCATCCTGCATCATAACAACCTTAATCCCATTTACATATGCATCAGTTTCCACCATAAGTGGTTTTGGGAAGTCTGGAAGAGCCAACACAGGAGTCCGGGTCATAATGCTTTTCAATGTTACAAATGCTGAATCAGCTTCTATATTCCAGAAGAAACTATTTTTCTTTAATGGTTGGGTAATGGGTTTGCTAATTATTCCATAGTTCTTGACAAATATGCGATAATACCCTGTTAATCCCAAGAATCCTCTCAGGGCTTTGACATTCTTGGGCCTAGGCCAATCTAGCATGGCTCTTATTTTATCCTTATCTGCAGCCACCCCATCATAGGAGATTACATGTCCGAGATACTCAACTTTATCTTTGAAGAATTAACACTTACTTTGTTTAACAAATAGCTAGTTTTTCCTGAGCAACTCAAATATCAACTGCAAGTGTTGGAGGTGCTCTTATTCAGTTTCACTATAAACAAGGATATCTTCAAAAAATACTAACACAAATTTGCCTATTTGATTTGCAAAAACCTCATTCATCATTGCCTAGAAGCTTGTAGGTGCATTAGTTAGCCCAAATtgcataactaagaactcataatgcccattatgagttttaaaagTTGTTTTGAACACATCTTCTTGACTGACCCTAATCTGGTGTTAACCACTCCTCAAATCTAATTTAGTGAAAATTATGTTGCCCTTTAAAGTAGTTAGTAACTCTTCAATCACAGGTATAGGGAACTTGTTCTTGATGGTTGCTGCATTGAGAGCTCTATAATCAATGACTAATCTCCATGAATTGTCTTTTTTCTGACCAGTAGGATAGGTGAAGCAAATGGTGATGAACTTGACCTAATCACCCCAGCTTGTAGCATGTCTTTACAAATTTTTTCAATCTCCTCCCTATGAGCTATTGGGCATTTATAAGGGTTTGAGAAGACTAGTTTGGCATCAGCTTTTAGTGGTATGGAATGATATGAATTTTCTTCTTGTTTTTACTTGTTCTTAGTTCCCTGCATTTTTCTTTCAAATATGTTAGTTTCCTAAAAcagaaaatcataaaaatagcaaTATCGTtacatttggtatcagagctactcaTCCTCGGCAACCATGGCAGACAAACGCATCAAAAACATGAGAAATTGATTCCCACCATCGAGTCTAAACTGGGAGTGATGGAGCTGAAACAACAagaaaccagagttcagatctCGCTTATACAAGAAAAACTCAATCTTGAAGCTGTTGGTAGGAAAAAGAACTTTGATGATCTCAAGGAGATGATTAGATCTAGTCACACTCTTCGCTCGAAGGAACCAGGTGATGGAGGTGATAACAGTACGGCTCGTTTTCAGAGAATCGTCCCTCTATCTACTGTAAGTTCTACGCCCCAAACCCCTTCCCATTTTTGGGCTTTGAATTCACTGTAAATGGAGAATATGTTGTGCTCTTAAAGGCTGCTAAAACTATTGATATGATCACCGGGGATCTAAGTAAAGCTGTTAACCAGTATTCTGAGCCACAAGTTAGTCAGAAAGAACACCTGAAAAAGCTGGTTGATCATATGTTTAGCTGGAAAGTTCATGTTGATTGGGAAGCATCAGATGGCTCACTTATGTCTAAGGTACCAACAGGAAACTATAAGTTCGGATGGGTTAATCTTGGATAAATTTAGACTTTTTTTTGCTCTTTGCTTACTAAAGGAGATCATGATGATGGTAGAGTTGATATCAAGTTTCGAAATGAGTCATCCTTGGGGACAAGCATATTTTTAAGGAGGAGGTATTGTCATGAATTGGGCTCGATACTACTATTGGGCCAGATTGTTCTTGGGCCAGGGAAGAGTGTTGGGACAATAGATAGACTTGGGCTTAAGAATAGACCGACGAGTGTTCTAGTTTCTTATAAACTGT
It contains:
- the LOC141718960 gene encoding putative mitochondrial protein AtMg00860, producing MLDWPRPKNVKALRGFLGLTGYYRIFVKNYGIISKPITQPLKKNSFFWNIEADSAFVTLKSIMTRTPVLALPDFPKPLMVETDAYVNGIKVVMMQDGRPIA